The Leishmania panamensis strain MHOM/PA/94/PSC-1 chromosome 32 sequence genome window below encodes:
- a CDS encoding hypothetical protein (TriTrypDB/GeneDB-style sysID: LpmP.32.0410), with translation MLSEESRRCHCRVSDRRRHGPPPKRPPCCCEKQCTCIYCSRGGPTPPPQPALAPSSSQSARASGAPRGSRTSHIDTTVHVEPHSFRRCLVCVPEQAELKEADLLALQQRCGEARVADQRWRSGRACLLGSRGHRGGGRNFYQSNTAEMLRRQRNSFYQQALNDEHMARRRALQTELDARRDEIIEMQRARETLRMEAAFRNAREARQCSCGPRACPHQRACSTDPAARAGLSTPPLQRKEQLPSPPSDSKRSDRAALASTQPKVECVAPTPPQPPPTHPVRGASAPQQHRPSEWNYGTAPWGTCCTDYHHPCAHGQWHYGWIWCPSLACNGQNPYPSLCSQARPLSFPLKSQAPPLLPHDAKPTSDQASPTTEGDAVCGHAKRGAADSVSMISTGKVGKSLERLERDTAVGVPSNPPQRSSAVSATDADCGAAYRVGKDCSERERDESSRFHSHSGSSVSLTAPRFGRKVFVTDDIYCDRRARYMAEWEACGAVQRIPTSSRSPSAPLTEKTPRWRTTGGDACAA, from the coding sequence ATGCTGTCGGAGGAGTCGCGTAGGTGTCACTGCCGTGTTTCTGACCGGAGACGACACGGGCCTCCCCCGAAAAGACCACCATGCTGCTGTGAGAAACAATGCACTTGCATCTATTGCAGCAGGGGCGGTCCCACACCTCCGCCGCAACCCGCTCTTGCCCCAAGCAGCAGCCAAAGCGCGCGGGCCAGTGGTGCCCCCCGCGGCAGCCGGACCAGTCATATCGATACCACTGTTCACGTGGAGCCGCACTCATTTCGGCGTTGCCTTGTGTGCGTCCCGGAGCAAGCGGAGCTGAAAGAGGCGGACCTCCTCgcccttcagcagcgctgcggggAGGCTCGCGTCGCCGATCAGCGATGGAGGTCCGGCCGAGCCTGTTTGCTTGGCTCACGCGGCCACCGTGGTGGCGGGCGCAACTTTTACCAGTCCAACACGGCTgagatgctgcgccgccagcgcaacTCCTTCTACCAGCAAGCGCTGAATGACGAACATATGGCGCGGCGCCGTGCATTGCAGACTGAGCTCGACGCGCGTCGCGACGAGATTATCGAGATGCAGCGCGCACGCGAGACACTGCGCATGGAGGCTGCCTTCCGCAACGCGCGGGAGGCTCGGCAGTGTAGTTGTGGCCCTCGTGCCTGCCCACACCAGAGGGCATGTAGTACTGAcccagcagcgcgtgccgGCCTCTCCACACCTCCATTGCAGCGCAAGGAGCAACTGCCCTCACCGCCAAGTGACAGCAAGCGCAGTGACCGTGCCGCACTAGCGTCGACGCAACCGAAAGTCGAGTGTGTCGcgcccacaccaccgcagccgccaccaacGCACCCCGTCCGTGGAGCAtccgcgccacagcagcaccgtcctAGCGAGTGGAATTACGGGACTGCGCCGTGGGGGACCTGCTGCACCGATTACCACCATCCCTGCGCGCATGGCCAGTGGCACTACGGATGGATCTGGTGTCCATCTTTGGCATGTAACGGGCAGAACCCCTATCCGTCTCTATGCAGTCAGGCGAgacccctttcttttccactCAAGTCccaagcgccgccgctgctaccaCATGATGCCAAGCCGACATCCGATCAGGCCTCTCCGACGACTGAGGGGGACGCGGTGTGTGGCCACGCTAAGAGGGGTGCCGCCGACAGCGTGTCCATGATTTCTACCGGTAAGGTTGGGAAGTCTCTGGAGCGCCTAGAACGTGATACTGCCGTAGGGGTACCTAGCAatccaccgcagcggagCAGTGCTGTCTCTGCCACTGATGCCGATTGTGGTGCCGCATACCGTGTAGGGAAGGACTGCTCTGAGCGCGAGCGTGATGAGTCCTCACGATTTCACAGCCACAGCGGCTCATCCGTGTCCTTGACTGCTCCTCGCTTTGGCCGGAAGGTGTTTGTCACGGACGACATCTACTGCGACCGTCGTGCCCGTTACATGGCCGAGTGGGAGGCGTGCGGCGCAGTACAACGAATACCGACCTCATCCCGCAGCCCTAGTGCACCTCTCACAGAGAAGACTCCGAGGTGGCGTACCACTGGCGGCGATGCGTGCGCCGCGTAG
- a CDS encoding 26S proteasome regulatory subunit, putative (TriTrypDB/GeneDB-style sysID: LpmP.32.0420): protein MSNDQKPSKPDALVVNNDVASDDGSEGKEDVAAPPAFVPTASRVEVHPLVLLSLVDHYARMNTSALQKKRVAGLLLGRYTRDHTGLQILDINNSFAVPFDEDPQDADVWFFDTNYAQEMFVMHKRVLPKVRVVGWYSSGPTIQPNDMLLHLLVADRFCLNPVYCVVNTDPNNKGVPVRAYTTVQGREGTRSLEFRNIPTHLGAEEAEEIGIEHLLRDLTDSTITTLSTQVQERELSLIHLCKVLQQIEEYLKDVGNAVMPISEDVLGVLQELISLQPEIYARRASTEMIRHTNDEAIATFLAAIARCIGALHGVIMNRRKLARELQEIKDRRARATETRLENEKMKIEEATKEKDNNQA, encoded by the coding sequence ATGAGCAACGATCAGAAGCCCTCGAAACCCGACGCACTTGTGGTCAACAACGACGTCGCGTCTGACGACGGCAgtgaagggaaggaggatgTAGCGGCGCCCCCAGCGTTCGTGCCCACGGCGAGTCGTGTGGAGGTGCacccgctggtgctgctgtcccTGGTAGATCACTACGCCCGTATGAACACCTCTGCCCTCCAGAAGAAGCGCGTGGCGGGGTTGCTGCTCGGGCGCTACACGCGTGACCACACTGGACTGCAGATACTCGACATCAACAACAGCTTCGCCGTCCCCTTTGACGAGGACCCGCAGGACGCTGATGTGTGGTTCTTCGACACGAATTACGCCCAGGAGATGTTTGTGATGCACAAACGCGTGCTGCCGAAGGTGAGGGTCGTGGGATGGTACTCCTCCGGCCCCACCATTCAGCCCAACGAcatgctgctgcaccttctcgTCGCGGATCGCTTCTGTCTCAACCCTGTCTACTGTGTAGTGAACACCGACCCAAACAACAAGGGCGTGCCTGTGCGGGCCTACACGACGGTTCAGGGGCGTGAGGGCACACGCTCACTCGAGTTCCGCAATATCCCAACCCACCTCGGTGcggaggaagcggaggagaTCGGTATTGAGCATCTCCTGCGCGATCTGACCGactccaccatcaccacactCTCCACCCAGGTGCAGGAGCGGGAGCTGTCCCTGATTCATCTGTGCAAGGTGCTTCAGCAGATAGAGGAGTACCTCAAGGATGTCGGAAACGCTGTCATGCCGATCTCCGAGGATGTACtgggggtgctgcaggagctgatTAGCCTACAACCTGAAATCTACGCACGCCGTGCGTCGACTGAGATGATTCGGCACACAAACGACGAGGCGATTGCGACCTTTTTAGCGGCCATCGCCCGCTGTATCGGTGCTCTGCATGGCGTCATAATGAACCGCCGCAAACTGGCGCGCGAGCTGCAGGAAATTAAAGATCGTCGCGCCCGCGCCACCGAGACGCGGCTGGAGAATGAAAAGATGAAGATCGAGGAGGCGACCAAGGAGAAAGACAACAACCAGGCGTAG